The Candidatus Sulfotelmatobacter sp. genome has a window encoding:
- a CDS encoding SpoIIE family protein phosphatase translates to MQWSYPELRSRLIQAELWPQGRMARIACYFAGMAAVLYALQKFLGLFARSWGEHLSGWVGFLVFVATVLFSVLAFRWLKRRILWRLRNRLIVTYVFIGVIPAVLLVTMAIVSLYGLAGQFAVFVVTSEINSQLRSLEAANAAVSNELAARLEHGANPAAESLSGLRKRDPAWGRRAVCAWYGTKPLPVCDEFNGEKLTFPSFAKGKFRDMVLDQNRLYLRVISSLPVGSSQLTVVTSEPFDRELVGNIASDLGEITLLAPSWLRDTEKSNTLNQEKSGQDSSGQKSSGAQTSLSVNPPKRQTIVISSNPQDESVANNQNLFHPIFSVGTLPNPTGTFDREIPLAGTSLSVIDWKTGTSTTGAVVRVRTRLSVLYSHLFAALGVFARGVMYILLGVGIFFAIIELIALIIGTRMTRTVTRAVAQLHEATTHIDRGDFSHRIPVKSDDQLAHLALSFNSMTASIEKLILEQKEKQRLENELVIAQEVQAQLFPRQISQLESLEVHGFCRPARTVSGDYYDFLTASSHKLILAVGDISGKGISAALLMATIHSAVRAYSMEAMPQLREPVAVGAVAGSGRAMAAWPEGVEISPGALLSLLNHQLYESTPPEKYATLFLGIYDGRSHELTYSNGGHLPPILIAKDGAIRRLEAGGTVVGLFDNMTYEEGSVEMHPREIFLAYSDGVTEPENDFGEFGEQRLIDLVRDNRDLPLPQISQIVTAAVDTWIGDNEQPDDVTLVLARAR, encoded by the coding sequence ATGCAATGGTCTTATCCAGAATTGCGCAGCCGGTTGATCCAGGCCGAACTGTGGCCCCAGGGCCGCATGGCGCGAATCGCCTGCTATTTCGCGGGCATGGCCGCTGTGCTATACGCGCTACAGAAGTTCCTGGGATTGTTTGCACGATCATGGGGCGAGCATTTGAGTGGATGGGTCGGCTTCCTCGTCTTCGTCGCGACGGTATTGTTTTCGGTTCTCGCATTTCGCTGGTTGAAGCGCAGAATCCTATGGCGGCTGCGCAACCGCCTGATCGTCACGTATGTGTTCATCGGCGTAATTCCTGCGGTGCTGCTGGTCACCATGGCAATCGTCAGCCTGTACGGGCTGGCGGGACAGTTTGCCGTGTTCGTGGTGACCTCTGAAATCAATTCCCAGTTGCGAAGCCTTGAGGCCGCTAATGCCGCGGTCAGCAATGAATTGGCGGCACGATTGGAGCATGGAGCCAACCCCGCCGCGGAATCTCTGTCCGGACTAAGAAAGCGCGATCCCGCCTGGGGACGTCGCGCTGTCTGCGCCTGGTATGGGACCAAACCCTTGCCAGTCTGTGATGAATTCAATGGCGAGAAGCTGACGTTCCCCAGCTTCGCCAAAGGCAAGTTCCGTGACATGGTTCTGGACCAGAACCGATTGTACCTGCGCGTCATCTCCTCACTTCCCGTCGGATCGAGCCAACTGACGGTCGTTACCAGCGAACCGTTTGACCGCGAGCTAGTGGGAAACATCGCGTCCGATCTCGGCGAGATCACGCTCCTGGCTCCGTCCTGGCTGAGAGATACAGAAAAAAGTAATACGCTTAACCAGGAAAAATCTGGACAGGATAGTTCCGGGCAGAAGAGTTCCGGCGCTCAAACTTCTTTGTCAGTCAATCCGCCGAAGCGTCAAACTATCGTCATCAGTTCAAATCCGCAGGATGAATCGGTCGCAAACAACCAGAACTTATTTCATCCCATCTTCAGCGTCGGCACGCTGCCCAACCCGACGGGCACGTTTGATCGCGAAATCCCCCTCGCCGGAACATCGCTGTCGGTGATCGATTGGAAAACCGGAACCAGCACTACGGGCGCAGTCGTGCGGGTCCGCACCCGGCTGTCGGTGCTGTATAGCCATCTGTTTGCCGCTCTGGGCGTCTTTGCTCGCGGCGTGATGTACATCCTGCTCGGCGTAGGAATATTTTTCGCCATCATCGAGCTGATCGCGCTGATCATTGGCACCCGCATGACACGTACGGTCACGCGGGCCGTGGCGCAGTTGCACGAAGCGACGACCCACATCGACCGCGGCGACTTCAGCCATCGCATCCCGGTCAAGTCCGACGATCAACTGGCGCATCTGGCGCTGTCGTTTAACTCGATGACAGCTTCTATCGAGAAGCTAATTCTGGAGCAGAAGGAAAAGCAGAGGCTGGAAAACGAACTCGTGATCGCGCAGGAAGTTCAGGCTCAGCTCTTCCCGCGGCAAATTTCACAACTCGAGTCGCTCGAAGTGCACGGCTTCTGCCGCCCCGCGCGCACGGTCAGCGGAGATTACTACGACTTTCTAACCGCCAGCTCCCACAAGCTGATCCTCGCCGTTGGCGACATCAGCGGCAAAGGAATTTCAGCCGCCCTGCTGATGGCGACCATTCACTCCGCGGTTCGCGCTTACAGCATGGAAGCCATGCCGCAGTTGCGCGAACCGGTAGCCGTGGGCGCAGTCGCAGGCTCTGGCCGTGCGATGGCGGCATGGCCCGAGGGCGTCGAGATTTCTCCAGGAGCCTTGCTCAGCTTGCTCAACCACCAGCTCTACGAGAGTACTCCGCCGGAAAAGTACGCCACGCTTTTCCTGGGAATCTATGATGGGCGCTCGCACGAGCTGACCTACAGCAACGGCGGGCACCTTCCTCCTATCCTGATCGCCAAAGATGGCGCGATCCGCCGGCTCGAAGCCGGAGGAACTGTGGTGGGCCTGTTCGACAACATGACGTACGAAGAGGGATCGGTCGAAATGCATCCCCGAGAGATTTTTCTGGCCTACAGCGATGGCGTCACGGAACCAGAAAACGACTTCGGCGAATTCGGCGAGCAGCGCCTCATCGACCTGGTCCGCGACAATCGCGACTTGCCCCTGCCGCAGATCAGCCAGATCGTAACCGCCGCAGTCGATACCTGGATCGGCGACAACGAACAGCCGGATGATGTAACGCTGGTATTAGCCAGAGCACGGTGA
- a CDS encoding allantoinase: protein MANLTLIYGMRLLPSEDVAEVGQAPVKLTNGREARVTMHVLEGSKEEIEKQLRTSLEAFFDLYPEI, encoded by the coding sequence ATGGCGAATTTGACACTGATTTATGGCATGAGGCTGTTGCCCTCTGAGGATGTGGCCGAGGTGGGGCAGGCTCCCGTGAAGCTGACCAACGGCCGGGAGGCCCGCGTCACGATGCACGTGCTCGAAGGCAGCAAAGAAGAGATCGAAAAGCAGTTGCGCACCAGCCTGGAAGCTTTTTTCGATCTCTATCCGGAAATATGA
- the trxB gene encoding thioredoxin-disulfide reductase — translation MSETRDVVIIGSGCAGHTAALYTARANLKPLVVEGHEPGGQLALTTLVENFPGFPDGILGPQLVENMRKQAERFGAEYRMMHLSSVDLSKRPFLLHLGVHQVHAQTLIIASGASARWLGLPHEQQLIGHGVSSCATCDGFFFMGKEIVVVGGGDSAMEEALFLTRFATKVTVIHRRDAFRASKIMLERAQRHDKIKFLLDTVVEDVYDVHHKEVTGLKLRDVKTDRIWDFPTSALFLGIGHEPNTKMFDGQLDTDADGYLKTHNYVFTRVHGVYACGDVQDRRYRQAITAAGSGCMAALEVEKFLEEHGK, via the coding sequence ATGAGCGAAACTCGAGACGTAGTCATCATTGGGTCCGGATGCGCCGGACACACTGCCGCACTCTACACCGCGCGCGCCAATCTGAAGCCGCTGGTGGTGGAAGGCCACGAGCCGGGCGGACAACTTGCGTTGACCACGCTGGTGGAGAATTTTCCGGGATTCCCCGACGGCATCCTGGGCCCGCAACTGGTCGAGAACATGCGCAAGCAGGCGGAGCGCTTCGGCGCGGAGTACCGCATGATGCATCTCAGCAGCGTCGACCTTAGCAAGCGGCCATTTCTTCTGCATTTGGGAGTTCATCAAGTGCACGCGCAGACTCTGATTATTGCCAGCGGCGCCTCGGCCCGTTGGTTGGGCTTGCCGCATGAGCAGCAACTGATCGGCCACGGGGTTTCGTCGTGCGCCACCTGCGATGGCTTCTTTTTCATGGGAAAAGAAATCGTGGTCGTCGGCGGCGGAGACTCCGCCATGGAAGAGGCGCTGTTTCTGACTCGCTTCGCCACCAAGGTGACAGTCATCCACCGCCGCGATGCCTTCCGCGCGTCGAAGATCATGCTTGAGCGCGCGCAGCGCCATGACAAAATTAAATTCCTGCTCGATACGGTTGTGGAAGATGTGTACGACGTTCACCACAAGGAAGTCACGGGGTTGAAATTGCGCGACGTGAAGACGGATCGAATCTGGGACTTCCCCACCAGCGCGCTTTTTCTCGGCATCGGCCACGAGCCCAACACGAAGATGTTCGACGGCCAACTCGACACTGACGCCGATGGCTACCTGAAAACTCACAACTACGTCTTCACCCGCGTGCATGGCGTGTACGCATGCGGCGACGTGCAGGATCGACGCTATCGCCAGGCCATCACCGCCGCGGGCAGCGGCTGCATGGCCGCCTTGGAAGTAGAGAAGTTCCTGGAAGAACATGGCAAATAG
- a CDS encoding proline dehydrogenase family protein codes for MLRALFVGLSENRSLRSFAERSAIGRRVSGRFVAGTAIDDAVRVTQAVNRGGMSVSIDNLGENTTNPEEARESAQLYHQILDAIAANHLNANISLKLTHMGLDVDEQLARDLVAGLVAKAASLNPPGFVRVDMEGSPYTQRTLDFVHELHRMPGNQNSVGTVIQSYLKRSESDIEKLLAEGIRIRLCKGAYKESADIAFASKADVDANYIRLMKILMKSGIYHGMATHDENMIRAGQAFATQEEISRDAFEFQMLYGIRRDLQQKLVRDGWRMRVYVPFGTEWYPYFMRRLGERPANVFFIARNLLRS; via the coding sequence ATGCTAAGGGCGCTCTTCGTCGGGCTCTCTGAGAATCGTTCTCTGCGCAGTTTTGCCGAGCGTTCTGCGATTGGACGCCGCGTCTCCGGCCGCTTCGTGGCCGGCACCGCAATTGACGACGCCGTGCGCGTCACCCAGGCCGTAAACCGCGGCGGCATGAGCGTCAGCATCGACAACCTGGGCGAGAACACGACAAATCCCGAGGAAGCCCGCGAGAGCGCGCAGCTCTATCACCAGATTCTCGACGCCATCGCGGCCAACCATCTCAATGCCAACATCAGCCTAAAGCTTACCCACATGGGATTGGACGTGGACGAGCAACTGGCGCGCGATCTGGTTGCCGGCCTGGTGGCCAAGGCGGCATCCCTGAACCCACCCGGCTTCGTCCGTGTCGATATGGAGGGTTCGCCCTACACGCAACGCACGCTGGATTTTGTTCACGAACTGCACCGCATGCCGGGAAATCAGAATAGCGTCGGCACCGTGATCCAGTCTTATCTGAAGCGCTCCGAAAGCGATATCGAAAAGCTGCTGGCGGAGGGAATTCGCATCCGCCTGTGCAAGGGAGCTTACAAAGAATCCGCAGACATTGCCTTCGCCAGCAAGGCCGACGTGGACGCGAACTACATCCGTCTGATGAAGATTTTAATGAAGAGCGGCATCTATCACGGGATGGCGACGCACGACGAGAACATGATTCGCGCCGGGCAGGCCTTCGCCACGCAGGAAGAGATTTCGCGCGATGCCTTCGAGTTCCAGATGCTCTATGGCATCCGGCGCGATTTGCAACAGAAGTTAGTACGCGACGGTTGGCGTATGCGGGTGTACGTTCCCTTCGGCACCGAATGGTATCCGTATTTTATGCGCCGGTTGGGCGAGCGTCCGGCCAACGTATTTTTCATCGCGCGCAATCTGCTGCGCTCATAG
- a CDS encoding transglutaminase-like domain-containing protein, translated as MHYTAPAELLDIFSVFVAPDLEDEKIDLIRAALLIARGEYPGLDIEVYATRIEKLARRVAALAPDLRPPRILAALQHVLFEELRLRGNREDYYDPRNSFLNDVLDRGLGIPITLSIVYMEVARRVGLHLFGVGLPGHFLLKRYNEDGQEMLIDCFNRGDILSRQDCQGRLDEIYSGGMTMRPEFLRPISRRQILTRMLNNLKTVYLSTRNFRKALPVADLILLIHPRSPAEVKQRALLRYSMGLQGLAVDDLEEYLKLSPHASDAEDVRQMTLSIRRAQALTN; from the coding sequence ATGCATTACACCGCCCCGGCAGAGCTGCTGGACATCTTTTCGGTCTTCGTTGCTCCGGATTTGGAAGATGAAAAGATTGACTTGATTCGGGCTGCGCTGTTGATCGCGCGCGGGGAATATCCCGGTCTCGACATCGAAGTCTACGCCACTCGCATTGAAAAACTGGCTCGTCGCGTCGCGGCTTTGGCTCCCGATCTACGCCCGCCACGCATCCTCGCCGCCCTCCAGCATGTGTTATTCGAAGAGCTGCGGCTGCGTGGCAATCGCGAGGACTATTACGATCCGCGCAACTCTTTCCTGAACGATGTCCTCGACCGCGGCCTGGGAATTCCGATCACGCTGTCGATCGTGTATATGGAAGTGGCGCGTCGCGTCGGGTTGCATCTTTTCGGAGTTGGCCTGCCGGGACATTTCCTGCTCAAGCGCTACAACGAAGATGGCCAGGAGATGCTGATCGATTGTTTCAACCGCGGCGACATTCTCAGCCGCCAGGATTGCCAGGGTCGTCTGGATGAAATCTACTCCGGCGGAATGACGATGCGGCCGGAGTTTCTGCGCCCCATCAGCCGGCGCCAGATTCTGACGCGGATGCTGAATAATCTAAAAACTGTGTATCTCTCCACGCGCAATTTCCGCAAAGCTCTGCCGGTTGCGGACCTTATCCTCCTTATTCACCCTCGATCGCCGGCAGAGGTGAAGCAGCGGGCGTTGTTGCGCTACAGCATGGGACTGCAGGGATTGGCGGTGGACGACCTGGAGGAATATCTGAAGCTTTCACCGCACGCGTCCGATGCCGAGGATGTTCGGCAGATGACGCTGTCGATCCGCCGCGCGCAGGCACTAACGAACTAG
- a CDS encoding DUF3106 domain-containing protein: protein MAQQRGTLTEQMKRGKYRMGWLAAAGLAVALAIPRPCLALKGAFHQQRHVLPPAAAQRQPGRVQGHGGDWLRRYKDMPPAEQERALQNDPAFHRLSPERQQLLRQRLQHFSSLPPQQQLRMLNRQETWEHLSPEQRQQVRQIQQLPPDRRRMVTAAARDLAAMPAQQREQVINSQRFQRLFSDREREMLRGASRLPFAPADGPETAPR, encoded by the coding sequence GTGGCGCAGCAGAGAGGAACGCTGACGGAGCAAATGAAGCGCGGAAAATACAGAATGGGTTGGCTGGCAGCGGCCGGTCTGGCGGTGGCTCTCGCCATTCCTCGTCCCTGCCTGGCGCTGAAGGGCGCGTTCCATCAGCAGAGACATGTGTTACCGCCGGCAGCAGCACAGCGGCAGCCGGGACGGGTGCAGGGCCACGGGGGCGACTGGCTGCGACGCTATAAAGACATGCCGCCGGCGGAACAGGAGCGAGCCTTGCAAAACGATCCTGCATTCCACCGGTTGTCTCCCGAAAGGCAGCAATTGCTGCGCCAGCGCCTGCAACATTTTTCGAGCCTGCCGCCGCAACAGCAGTTGCGCATGCTCAATCGTCAAGAAACCTGGGAACACCTGAGCCCGGAACAAAGACAGCAGGTGCGGCAAATTCAGCAACTTCCTCCCGATCGCCGCCGCATGGTGACCGCCGCGGCACGTGACCTGGCAGCGATGCCTGCGCAGCAGCGCGAGCAGGTCATCAACTCCCAGCGTTTCCAGCGACTGTTTTCCGATCGGGAGCGGGAAATGTTGCGCGGGGCCAGCCGTCTGCCTTTCGCTCCCGCGGACGGCCCGGAAACGGCGCCGCGGTGA
- a CDS encoding sigma-70 family RNA polymerase sigma factor, whose translation MSTAALDRGMLISAATASSAAFSAVAGAESPSDAEIMLRAKAGDQSAFDYLVQKYRRPMVSFMYRMARNSAAAEDLAQEVFLRVYRSRASYEANAKFTTWLYRIATNLAVNHARDTRHERPEVQVSLDEPDDDTGATLELPDGHLTAEQAMVRRERMLAIRSKVEALPEQQRLAVIMHKYQQMDYKQIADVLKKSESATKSLLFRAYETLREQLKEFV comes from the coding sequence GTGAGCACCGCCGCACTTGACCGGGGCATGCTGATCTCTGCTGCGACGGCGTCGTCGGCTGCATTCTCGGCCGTGGCTGGCGCGGAATCGCCCTCCGACGCCGAAATCATGCTGCGGGCCAAGGCGGGCGATCAGTCGGCCTTCGATTATCTGGTGCAGAAGTATCGTCGGCCGATGGTGAGTTTTATGTACCGGATGGCGCGTAACTCGGCGGCGGCCGAAGATCTGGCGCAGGAGGTTTTCTTGCGCGTGTATCGCTCGCGCGCCAGCTATGAGGCCAACGCGAAATTTACGACCTGGCTTTATCGCATTGCGACCAATCTGGCGGTCAACCACGCGCGCGATACGCGGCACGAGCGGCCCGAGGTTCAGGTTAGCCTGGACGAACCGGACGACGATACCGGCGCCACGCTCGAACTGCCAGACGGGCATTTGACGGCCGAGCAAGCCATGGTACGCCGCGAGCGGATGCTGGCGATCCGAAGTAAAGTAGAGGCCCTGCCCGAGCAACAGAGACTAGCGGTGATCATGCACAAGTATCAGCAGATGGATTACAAGCAGATTGCCGATGTGTTGAAGAAGAGCGAGTCGGCGACGAAGTCGCTGCTCTTTCGAGCATACGAGACTTTGCGGGAACAGTTAAAAGAATTCGTTTAA
- a CDS encoding (2Fe-2S) ferredoxin domain-containing protein, with translation MAKFEKHIFVCGNQRPAGHPRGCCDPTAEARLQKVFKQKLAERGLKGKVRANQSGCLDQCEHGPNIVVYPDAVWYGHVTEADVEEIIDSHILGGKPVERLRLADSCLNTATCEHRGPKV, from the coding sequence ATGGCAAAGTTCGAAAAACACATCTTCGTTTGCGGAAACCAGCGTCCCGCGGGCCATCCCCGCGGTTGCTGCGATCCCACCGCCGAGGCCAGGCTTCAGAAGGTCTTCAAACAAAAGCTGGCTGAACGCGGTCTGAAGGGCAAAGTGCGTGCGAACCAGTCCGGCTGCCTCGATCAGTGCGAGCACGGCCCCAACATCGTCGTTTACCCAGACGCTGTCTGGTATGGACACGTCACCGAAGCCGACGTCGAAGAAATTATCGATTCGCACATTCTCGGCGGCAAGCCGGTCGAGCGGCTGCGCCTGGCCGATTCGTGCCTGAATACTGCCACGTGCGAACACCGCGGGCCGAAGGTTTAG
- a CDS encoding adenylosuccinate synthase, with product MKKGKTAVIVGAQWGDEGKGKIVDVLSENFSVVARYAGGHNAGHTVIINGKKFILQLVPCGVLRPGCRSVIGNGVVLDPLAFLKEAGALREAGVAIDGHLFVSNRAHVILPYHRMIELAAENAPGRVKIGTTSRGIGPAYEDKMGRRGLRVADLLDFQLLKKHIEAAVREKNMIAHALFNTEPLDADKMYTEYAQAAEKIAPFVCDTAVLLNQALNSGESILFEGAQGTMLDIDHGTYPFVTSSSATSGGAVIGTGVAPNAINSVIGITKAYCTRVGEGPFPTEDSSDAGNELRKRGNEYGAVTGRPRRTGWLDLPLLRYSGMINGTSWLVVTKLDVLDHLAEIPVCIGYKIDGKPTAEIPAQASGYEKIECVYRKLPGWQTATEGITDYETLPKAAREYLAFVEKEAGAKVGMISTGPDRGHTILLDEFVTELKTAAKKA from the coding sequence TTGAAAAAAGGCAAGACTGCCGTGATCGTAGGCGCCCAATGGGGCGATGAGGGCAAAGGGAAGATTGTCGACGTATTGTCGGAGAACTTCTCCGTCGTCGCCCGCTATGCCGGGGGACACAATGCCGGCCACACCGTCATCATCAATGGCAAGAAGTTCATTCTTCAGCTCGTGCCGTGCGGCGTGCTCCGGCCCGGCTGTCGCAGCGTAATCGGCAATGGCGTCGTGCTCGATCCCTTGGCGTTCCTGAAAGAGGCGGGCGCGCTGCGGGAGGCCGGTGTGGCAATCGATGGCCATCTTTTCGTTTCCAACCGCGCTCACGTGATTTTGCCCTACCACCGCATGATCGAACTGGCGGCGGAGAATGCGCCAGGACGCGTCAAAATTGGCACCACTTCGCGCGGCATCGGCCCCGCCTACGAAGACAAAATGGGTCGCCGCGGACTGCGCGTCGCCGATCTGCTCGACTTCCAATTGCTGAAAAAACACATCGAAGCTGCGGTGCGCGAGAAAAATATGATCGCGCACGCGCTCTTCAACACCGAACCGCTCGATGCCGACAAGATGTACACCGAATACGCGCAGGCAGCCGAGAAGATCGCACCTTTTGTTTGCGACACCGCAGTCCTGTTGAACCAGGCGCTGAATAGCGGCGAATCGATTCTTTTTGAAGGCGCGCAGGGCACCATGCTCGACATCGATCACGGAACTTATCCTTTTGTCACATCTTCGAGCGCGACTTCCGGCGGCGCGGTGATTGGCACGGGCGTTGCGCCCAACGCCATCAATTCCGTGATCGGCATCACAAAAGCCTATTGCACTCGCGTGGGCGAGGGACCGTTCCCCACTGAGGACAGCAGCGACGCCGGGAATGAACTGCGCAAGCGCGGTAACGAATATGGCGCGGTGACTGGACGCCCGCGACGTACGGGATGGCTCGACCTGCCACTTCTGCGCTATTCGGGCATGATCAACGGCACCTCATGGCTGGTCGTGACCAAGCTTGACGTCCTCGATCACCTCGCGGAGATTCCGGTGTGCATCGGTTACAAAATCGATGGCAAACCCACTGCCGAAATTCCCGCGCAGGCCAGCGGCTACGAGAAAATCGAATGCGTTTACCGGAAGCTGCCGGGTTGGCAGACTGCAACCGAAGGCATCACCGACTATGAAACGTTGCCCAAGGCAGCGCGGGAATATCTGGCATTCGTCGAGAAGGAAGCGGGAGCGAAGGTCGGCATGATCTCCACCGGTCCCGATCGCGGCCATACGATTTTGCTGGATGAGTTCGTTACGGAGTTGAAGACCGCCGCAAAGAAAGCCTAG
- a CDS encoding putative quinol monooxygenase: MVVLAVTWMAKVGHEAEVAAIFEKLTEQSRKEPGVLMFQAHRHKTEPRRYFVYEQYKDDAALEAHRTTPHFLQYAKKDLPKVGDRVEGHLYEPLG, encoded by the coding sequence ATGGTGGTGTTGGCTGTTACGTGGATGGCGAAGGTTGGGCACGAGGCCGAAGTTGCCGCGATCTTTGAGAAGCTGACCGAACAATCCCGCAAGGAACCGGGAGTCCTCATGTTCCAGGCGCACCGGCACAAGACCGAACCGCGCCGCTACTTCGTGTACGAGCAATATAAAGATGACGCCGCGCTCGAAGCCCATCGCACCACGCCGCATTTCCTACAGTATGCGAAGAAAGACCTGCCCAAGGTTGGCGATCGCGTGGAAGGGCATTTGTATGAGCCGTTGGGATGA
- a CDS encoding 2-hydroxymuconate tautomerase has translation MPMVQVTMLQGRTADQKRKIAKRITDALVEEAGARREGIIVAFNEVSKESYASGGELMIDKAK, from the coding sequence ATGCCGATGGTTCAAGTAACAATGCTGCAAGGCCGAACCGCCGATCAGAAGCGTAAGATCGCGAAGCGCATCACCGACGCTCTGGTGGAAGAAGCGGGCGCGCGCCGCGAGGGGATTATCGTGGCGTTCAACGAAGTTTCAAAAGAGAGTTACGCAAGCGGCGGGGAACTGATGATTGATAAAGCGAAATAG